In one window of Scylla paramamosain isolate STU-SP2022 chromosome 36, ASM3559412v1, whole genome shotgun sequence DNA:
- the LOC135091120 gene encoding spectrin beta chain-like isoform X17: MERKEARKDSTSSSSSSSSSSSSSSSSSKEEIFEEAKEGKEADQEEQQYSSDRDTWRDSLNQAWMESLGEIGEKSHNVQVTNGTTGQSTAVEVTQQSSSSAGDRVLTTRVSQDSFVDYGGQILTMQVSQESFSSNGGQVSMTQASQEVSSCAGGQILTKQISQESCSSASGQVTVMQVSKEVFSSATGQVLTSQVSRESHGSASGQVSVTQDAQGSSSTPRRGLLMTQLSRESLGSAGGRVSKRQVSRESSTNSETVTSYGQQTQHIQVVSSSHKRSHRSSSSSSLDGVEGKDQIGHRRKRLSASEYSSHESDSGGSSSTPISPLSAKPPELQQIIRQSASSSGIAEETNLPPAGEEPVLSEMKFELSSWPSRSESVRKVKVMAHKPVKRSITSDPSVQHIYTGAMERHIKELKDERESVQKKTFMKWVNSHLVRVSTRIGDLYVDLRDGKQLLKLLEILSGERLPRPTKGKMRIHCLENVDKALQFLRDQRVHLENMGSHDIVDGNARLTLGLIWTIILRFQIQDITIEETENQETKSAKDALLLWCQMKTAGYHNVNIRNFTTSWRDGLAFNAIIHKHRPDLVQYEKLSRSNPIHNLNNAFTTAENKLGLTKLLDAEDIFVEQPDEKSIITYVVTYYHYFSKLKQETVQGKRIGKVVGIAMENDRMIKEYENLTSDLLKWIETTIESLNDRAFANSLTGVQTQLTQFNTYRTVEKPPKFVEKGNLEVLLFTLQSKMRANNQKPYLPKEGKMISDINKAWERLEKAEHERELALREELIRQEKLEQLAARFNRKAGMRETWLSENQRLVSQDNFGFDLAAVEAAAKKHEAIETDIFAYEERVQAVVAVAQELEAENYHDIERINARKDNVLRLWNYLLELLRLRRMRLELSLQLQQNFQEMIYILDSMEDMKVRLLSEDYGKHLMGVEDLLQKHSLLEADINVLGERVKTVIEHSQRFLDDEQVEGYRPCDPSIVLERVQQLEDAYGELVKLAVERRLRLEESRKLWQFYWDMAEEENWIKEKEQILSTSDIGHDLITVNLLLTKHKTVEEELSSHEPQLMACVKIGEELIAQQHFGSDKIQERIDEIMGMWNNLKEKSANRKKRLTDAVDLHQFYTEADDVDTWMLDILRLVSSEDTGRDEATVQSLLKKHKDVTEELKNYATTIEALHQQASELNEIDRESPDVVERLASIDRRYKELLELAKMRKQRLLDALSLYKLFTEADGVEQWIGEKERMLQTMVPAKDIEDCEIMKHRYEGFEQEMNANASRVAVVNQLARQLLHVEHPNSEDIVARQNQLNQRWAELREKAENKREELNSAHGVQTFHIECRETVLWIEDKKRVLMETADLGTDLSGIMTLQRRLSGMERDLAAIQAKLDSLEREADKISQEHPEEAELIRERVEQIRAVWDQLTQLLKERDAKLEEAGDLHRFLRDLDHFQAWLTKTMTDVASEDIPSNLAEAEKLLSQHQSIREEIDNYTEDYTKMMEYGERITAEDVTPADDAQYMFLRERLKALKDGWAELHQMWENRQQLLSQSLNLQMFLRDAKQGEVLLSQQEHYLSKDETPTNLEQAENLIKRHEAFLTTMEANDEKINGICQFAQRLLDEGHYAVDKIQKKAENIEERRQQNRERALEQMERLRDQLQVHQFLQDCEELNDWVQEKHIIAQDESYRSAKTVHSKWTRHQAFEAEIASNKDRLVRVQQAGEELVKEKPEMAEMIGPKISELNQHFEDLESTTKEKGERLFDANRQVLYEQTCDDIDTWMSDLEKQIEGGDTGMDLTSVNILMQKQHLIETQMAVKAKQVEQLESQADYLQRMDPEKTDKVKSMKAKVEAKFESLKAPLLDRNEALNKKKEAFQFRRDVEDEKLWIQEKMPQATSSEYGNSLFTVHMLKKKLQSLSTEIDNHEPRINLVCENGRKLIEAGHTDADEFHKLLEELLDDWAKLKDAMEFRRSKLMVSEKAQQYLFDASEAEVWMSEQELYMMVEDRGKDELSAQNLMKKHQSLESDVTDYAETIRQLGETARHLISEEHPDSEQISKRQSQIDKLYAGLRDLAVERRSKLDEALKLFMLNREVDDLEQWIAEREVVAGSHELGQDYDHVTMLRDRFKDFARDTETIGNERVAAVNEIADQLISAGHSDAATIAEWKDGLNESWADLLELIETRTQMLAASWELHKFFHDCKDVLSRILEKQNSISDELGRDAGSVSALQRKHQNFVQDLVMLQQQVQQIQDDSSKLQAAYAGDKAREITNREAEVVSAWLNLQGMCEDRRVKLSDTGDLFKFFNMVRTLILWMDDVIRQMNTTEKPRDVSGVELLMNNHQSLKAEVDAREDNFNVCVSLGKELLARNHYATPEIKEKLMSLSNQRINMLQRWEERWEHLQLILEVYQFARDASVAECWLMAQEPYLVSAEFGRSIDEVENLIKKHEAFEKACSAQEERFAALERLTTFELKELKRKQEEEEEERQRQEELARQAAAPPPQSPDQPTDGVDGSGEDSHLNGEEHDESREEHDESAAVLRGSAPSTPRPPSTPATPTFAAAGAGRGRPASATLPATTSPPTPASKESRRRVRSRSKSPFRSFRWKKTKTSPSEAPGSASDDESNLERAAAPKHPPSVAPSATATSAVAPSAPAPAKEERPSPTGDEDQLEGSLVRKHEWESTTKKASNRSWDKLFLVLRGNTLFFYKDRKSYQAAPEVYFRAEIPCDLSGGQASVADDYTKKKHVLRLRLVSGSEYLFQAKDEEELNTWVAALQVATSAEGSAGPSRSQTLPAGSEKKDEPKRRSFFTLKKK; this comes from the exons atggagagaaaggaagcaaggaaggactCAACGAGCTCCAGCAGCAGTagctccagcagcagcagcagcagcagcagcagcagtaaggaGGAGATATTTGAGGAAgccaaggaagggaaggaagcagaccaggaggagcagcagtacAGCTCAGATAGAGATACATGGAGGGATTCTCTCAACCAGGCATGGATGGAGTCCCTTGGAGAAATTGGTGAAAAGTCCCACAATGTTCAGGTCACTAATGGCACCACTGGTCAGAGCACAGCAGTGGAGGTGACCCAGCAGTCTTCCAGCAGTGCTGGCGACCGAGTGCTGACAACACGGGTCTCTCAGGATTCCTTTGTTGACTATGGTGGTCAGATCTTGACAATGCAGGTCTCCCAGGAGTCCTTCAGCAGTAATGGTGGGCAGGTCTCCATGACTCAGGCTTCTCAGGAGGTCTCTAGCTGTGCCGGTGGCCAGATCCTAACAAAGCAGATCTCTCAGGAGTCATGTAGCAGTGCCAGTGGTCAAGTCACAGTGATGCAAGTGTCAAAGGAGGTTTTTAGCAGTGCCACTGGACAAGTGTTGACCTCGCAGGTTTCTCGAGAGTCGCATGGCAGTGCCAGCGGCCAGGTGTCGGTGACACAGGACGCTCAAGGGTCCAGCAGCACTCCACGTCGTGGACTCTTGATGACACAGTTATCTCGAGAATCACTGGGCAGTGCTGGTGGTCGGGTCTCCAAAAGGCAAGTGTCCCGAGAGTCCTCCACCAACAGTGAGACAGTGACATCATATGGCCAGCAGACGCAGCACATCCAGGTGGTGTCCAGCAGCCACAAGAGGAGCCACAGGTCCTCCAGCAGCTCATCCCTAGATGGAGTGGAAGGCAAGGATCAGATAGGCCACAGAAGGAAGAGGTTGAGTGCAAGCGAGTATTCAAGTCATGAGTCTGATAGTGGTGGCTCCAGCAGCACACCTATCTCGCCTCTGAGCGCCAAACCCCCCGAGCTGCAGCAGATAATAAGGCAGTCTGCGTCGTCCTCCGGCATTGCAGAGGAGACGAACCTTCCTCCTGCAGGCGAAGAACCAGTGCTCAGTGAGATGAAGTTTGAGCTGTCAAGTTGGCCTTCCAGGAGTGAGTCAGTGCGCAAAGTTAAGGTGATGGCACACAAGCCTGTCAAGAGGTCCATCACCAGCGACCCGTCCGTGCAGCACATTTACACAGGTGCTATGGAGCGTCACATTAAAGAGCTCAAAG ATGAGCgagagagtgtgcagaagaaGACCTTCATGAAGTGGGTCAACTCGCACCTGGTCCGGGTCAGCACACGCATCGGGGACCTGTACGTTGACCTACGCGATGGCAAGCAGCTCCTCAAACTGCTGGAGATCCTGTCAGGGGAGCGGCTG CCACGACCCACcaagggaaagatgaggatCCACTGCCTGGAGAATGTGGACAAGGCTCTGCAGTTCCTGCGAGACCAGCGGGTGCACCTGGAGAACATGGGCTCCCATGACATAGTGGACGGCAATGCCCGCCTCACCCTCGGCCTCATCTGGACCATCATCCTCCGCTTCCAGATCCAGGACATCACCATTGAGGAGACAGAGAACCAGGAGACAAAGAGCGCCAAGGATGCTCTCCTCCTGTGGTGCCAGATGAAGACTGCTGGCTACCACAACGTCAACATCAGGAACTTCACCACCTCCTGGAGGGACGGTCTTGCCTTCAACGCCATCATCCACAAGCACCGTCCAGACCTGGTGCAGTATGAGAAGCTGTCACGTTCAAACCCCATCCACAACCTCAACAATGCCTTCACTACAGCTGAAAACAAACTTGGCCTCACAAAACTTTTAGATGCCGAAGATATTTTTGTTGAGCAGCCTGACGAGAAGTCCATCATCACTTATGTCGTcacctactaccactacttctccAAACTAAAGCAGGAGACTGTGCAGGGCAAGCGTATTGGCAAGGTAGTTGGCATCGCAATGGAGAATGACAGGATGATCAAGGAATATGAGAATCTGACCTCGGATCTTCTGAAGTGGATTGAGACAACAATCGAGAGCCTCAATGACCGAGCTTTTGCTAACTCCCTGACAGGAGTACAGACTCAGCTGACACAGTTCAACACCTACCGCACAGTGGAGAAGCCTCCCAAGTTTGTGGAGAAAGGTAACCTTGAAGTGCTACTCTTCACTCTGCAATCCAAGATGAGAGCCAACAACCAGAAGCCGTACCTGCCAAAGGAGGGCAAGATGATCAGCGACATCAACAAGGCCTGGGAGCGCCTGGAGAAGGCTGAGCATGAGAGGGAGCTGGCTCTGAGAGAGGAACTGATTCGCCAAGAAAAACTGGAGCAGCTGGCTGCAAGGTTCAACCGCAAGGCTGGGATGAGAGAGACTTGGCTGTCTGAGAATCAGCGCCTTGTCTCCCAGGACAACTTTGGCTTTGACCTGGCAGCTGTGGAAGCCGCCGCCAAGAAGCACGAGGCCATTGAGACAGACATCTTTGCCTATGAGGAGCGAGTGCAGGCTGTTGTTGCCGTGGCACAAGAGTTGGAGGCGGAGAACTATCATGACATTGAGCGCATCAATGCCAGGAAGGACAATGTTCTCCGATTATGGAATTACCTGCTTGAACTGCTGCGTCTCCGCCGCATGAGGCTGGAACTGTCCCTGCAGCTGCAGCAGAACTTCCAGGAGATGATTTACATCCTGGACTCCATGGAGGACATGAAGGTGCGCCTCCTGAGCGAAGACTACGGCAAACACCTCATGGGTGTGGAGGACCTGCTGCAGAAACATTCCCTCCTGGAGGCAGACATCAACGTGCTGGGTGAGCGCGTGAAGACAGTCATTGAACACTCCCAGAGGTTCCTGGATGATGAGCAGGTGGAGGGCTACCGGCCCTGTGACCCATCCATCGTGCTGGAGCGTGTGCAGCAGCTGGAGGACGCCTACGGTGAGCTGGTGAAGCTGGCCGTGGAGCGCAGGCTGCGTCTGGAGGAGTCCCGCAAGCTGTGGCAGTTCTACTGGGACATGGCAGAGGAAGAGAACTGGATCAAGGAAAAGGAACAGATTCTGTCCACCTCAGACATTGGGCATGATCTGATCACTGTCAACTTGCTACTCACCAAGCACAAGACTGTGGAAGAGGAGCTTTCTTCTCATGAGCCACAGCTTATGGCTTGTGTCAAGATTGGAGAAGAACTCATTGCACAGCAGCACTTTGGTTCTGACAAGATTCAGGAGAGAATTGATGAAATTATGGGCATGTGGAACAACCTTAAGGAGAAGTCAGCCAACCGCAAGAAGCGGCTGACAGATGCCGTGGACCTGCACCAGTTCTACACTGAGGCTGATGACGTGGACACCTGGATGCTGGATATCCTGCGCCTGGTCTCCAGCGAGGACACCGGCAGGGATGAGGCTACCGTTCAGTCTCTCCTCAAGAAACACAAGGACGTCACAGAAGAGTTGAAGAATTATGCCACAACCATTGAGGCTCTTCACCAGCAGGCCTCAGAACTCAATGAAATTGACAGGGAATCACCTGATGTGGTTGAGAGGCTTGCTTCCATTGACAGAAGGTACAAGGAACTGTTAGAACTGGCTAAGATGAGGAAGCAGAGGCTGCTTGATGCTCTGTCACTGTACAAGCTGTTCACTGAGGCTGATGGAGTGGAGCAATGGATTGGGGAGAAGGAGCGCATGCTGCAGACCATGGTGCCAGCCAAGGACATTGAGGACTGTGAGATTATGAAGCACAGATATGAAGGATTTGAACAAGAAATGAATGCCAATGCAAGCCGTGTGGCCGTGGTGAACCAACTTGCTCGCCAGCTGCTGCACGTGGAACATCCAAATTCAGAAGACATCGTTGCCCGCCAGAACCAGCTGAACCAGAGGTGGGCAGAGCTCAGAGAAAAGGCTGAGAACAAGCGTGAAGAACTCAACTCTGCCCACGGTGTTCAGACATTCCACATTGAATGCAGAGAAACAGTTCTGTGGATTGAGGACAAGAAGAGAGTCCTGATGGAGACTGCTGATCTGGGAACTGACCTGAGCGGCATCATGACCCTGCAGCGTCGCCTGTCTGGCATGGAGCGTGACCTTGCTGCTATCCAGGCCAAGCTGGACTCTCTGGAAAGGGAAGCCGATAAGATCAGCCAGGAGCATCCCGAGGAGGCTGAACTCATCCGTGAGCGCGTCGAACAGATCCGTGCCGTGTGGGACCAGCTGACACAGCTGCTGAAGGAGCGTGATGCCAAGCTGGAGGAGGCTGGCGACCTCCACCGCTTCCTGCGCGACCTTGACCACTTCCAGGCCTGGTTGACCAAGACCATGACTGATGTGGCTTCAGAAGATATTCCATCTAACCTTGCAGAAGCAGAGAAGCTGCTGAGCCAGCACCAGTCTATCCGAGAGGAGATTGACAACTACACAGAAGATTACACAAAGATGATGGAGTATGGTGAGCGCATCACTGCAGAAGATGTCACTCCAGCAGACGATGCCCAGTATATGTTCCTGAGGGAGCGTCTCAAGGCCCTGAAGGATGGCTGGGCCGAGCTTCACCAGATGTGGGAGAACAGACAGCAGCTCTTATCTCAGTCTCTCAACTTGCAAATGTTCTTGCGAGATGCCAAGCAGGGAGAGGTGCTCCTAAGTCAGCAAGAACACTACCTGAGCAAGGATGAGACTCCTACCAACCTTGAACAGGCAGAAAACCTTATTAAGAGACATGAAGCCTTCCTCACCACCATGGAGGCAAATGATGAGAAAATCAATGGAATTTGTCAGTTTGCACAGAGGCTGCTAGATGAGGGACACTATGCTGTCGACAAGATCCAGAAGAAGGCAGAGAACATTGAGGAGAGGCGGCAGCAGAACAGAGAACGGGCCTTGGAGCAAATGGAACGATTACGGGACCAACTGCAGGTGCACCAGTTCCTGCAGGACTGTGAGGAACTCAATGACTGGGTGCAGGAGAAACACATCATTGCGCAGGACGAGAGCTACCGCTCAGCCAAGACTGTTCACAGCAAGTGGACTCGTCATCAGGCATTTGAAGCAGAGATTGCAAGCAACAAAGACAGGCTTGTCAGAGTGCAGCAGGCCGGAGAAGAATTGGTCAAGGAGAAACCAGAAATGGCTGAGATGATTGGACCAAAGATTTCAGAGCTAAATCAACACTTCGAAGACCTCGAAAGCACGACAAAGGAGAAGGGCGAACGACTCTTCGATGCCAACAGGCAAGTTCTGTACGAACAAACATGCGATGATATCGACACCTGGATGAGTGACCTCGAGAAACAGATTGAGGGTGGAGACACAGGCATGGACTTGACCTCTGTAAATATTTTGATGCAGAAGCAACATTTGATTGAAACACAAATGGCAGTCAAGGCCAAACAGGTAGAACAGCTCGAGAGTCAGGCAGATTACCTGCAGCGTATGGATCCAGAAAAGACAGATAAGGTCAAGTCAATGAAGGCCAAGGTGGAAGCCAAGTTCGAGTCCCTGAAGGCACCTCTTCTTGACCGAAATGAAGCcctgaataagaagaaagaggctTTCCAGTTCAGGCGAGATGTGGAGGATGAGAAGCTCTGGATCCAGGAGAAGATGCCTCAAGCCACCAGCTCTGAGTACGGCAACTCCCTCTTCACCGTCCACATGCTGAAGAAGAAGCTGCAGAGTCTGAGCACAGAGATTGACAACCATGAGCCCAGGATCAACCTTGTGTGCGAGAATGGACGCAAGCTTATCGAGGCTGGACACACAGACGCCGATGAATTCCACAAGCTGCTGGAGGAGCTGCTGGATGACTGGGCGAAGCTGAAGGACGCCATGGAATTCCGACGATCCAAACTCATGGTGTCTGAGAAGGCCCAGCAGTACCTCTTTGACGCCAGCGAGGCCGAGGTCTGGATGAGTGAGCAGGAGCTGTACATGATGGTGGAGGACAGAGGCAAGGATGAACTTTCTGCCCAGAACCTGATGAAGAAGCACCAGAGCCTCGAGAGTGATGTCACTGACTATGCTGAGACCATCCGACAGCTGGGCGAGACAGCCAGACACCTCATCAGTGAAGAGCACCCTGACAG TGAACAGATCAGCAAAAGACAGTCCCAGATTGACAAGCTGTACGCTGGCCTGCGGGATCTTGCCGTGGAGCGACGCAGCAAACTGGACGAGGCACTGAAGCTCTTCATGCTGAACCGAGAAGTGGACGACCTGGAACAATGGATTGCCGAGAGGGAGGTCGTGGCTGGGTCTCATGAACTTGGCCAGGACTACGACCACGTTACG ATGCTTCGAGACAGATTTAAGGACTTTGCCAGAGACACAGAGACCATTGGCAATGAGCGGGTTGCAGCTGTTAACGAGATTGCTGACCAGCTCATCTCTGCTGGCCACTCTGATGCGGCCACCATCGCTGAGTGGAAGGATGGCCTCAACGAGTCATGGGCTGACTTGCTGGAGCTCATTGAGACGCGCACACAGATGCTTGCTGCCTCATGGGAGCTGCACAAGTTCTTCCATGACTGCAAGGATGTGTTGAGTCGCATTCTTGAGAAGCAGAACAGCATTTCAGACGAGCTTGGCCGTGATGCTGGCTCAGTGTCGGCCCTGCAGAGGAAACACCAGAACTTTGTCCAAGATTTGGTTATGCTTCAGCAGCAG GTGCAACAAATTCAGGATGATTCTTCTAAACTGCAAGCTGCATATGCGGGTGACAAAGCTCGAGAAATCACAAACCGAGAGGCAGAAGTTGTGTCTGCCTGGCTGAACTTGCAGGGCATGTGTGAGGATCGCAGAGTTAAGCTCAGTGACACAGGTGATCTGTTCAAGTTCTTCAACATGGTGCGCACACTCATACTGTGGATGGATGATGTTATCAGACAGATGAACACTACCGAAAAACCAAG GGATGTGAGTGGTGTAGAATTGCTGATGAACAACCACCAGAGTCTGAAGGCAGAAGTGGACGCCCGGGAGGACAacttcaatgtgtgtgtgtctcttggGAAGGAGCTGCTTGCCCGCAACCATTACGCCACGCCGGAGATCAAGGAGAAGCTCATGTCCCTCAGCAACCAGCGCATCAACATGCTGCAGCGCTGGGAGGAGCGATGGGAGCACTTACAGCTCA TTTTGGAGGTGTACCAGTTTGCTCGTGACGCTTCAGTGGCAGAGTGTTGGCTCATGGCACAGGAACCTTATCTTGTATCAGCTGAATTTGGT AGATCAATTGATGAGGTTGAGAACCTGATCAAAAAGCATGAGGCATTTGAGAAAGCTTGTTCGGCCCAGGAGGAACGGTTTGCTGCCCTGGAGCGGCTGACCACG TTTGAGTTGAAAGaactaaagagaaaacaagaagaggaggaggaagaacggcAGCGACAAGAGGAGCTAGCAAGACAGGCAGCTGCTCCCCCACCACAGTCCCCCGACCAACCCACGGACGG AGTCGATGGTTCAGGAGAAGATTCCCACTTGAATGGAGAGGAGCATGATGAATCACGAGAAG AGCATGATGAGAGCGCAGCTGTTCTTCGGGGTAGTGCACCCAGCACCCCACGTCCCCCATCCACCCCCGCCACACCCACCTTCGCCGCCGCTGGGGCCGGGCGAGGGCGGCCGGCATCTGCCACCCTCCCTGCCACCACCTCGC CCCCTACTCCTGCTAGCAAGGAGTCGCGACGGAGGGTGCGTTCTAGATCCAAGTCTCCATTCCGCTCTTTCCGCTGGAAGAAAACCAAGACTTCTCCATCCGAAGCACCGGGTAGTGCATCTGACGATGAATCGAACCTGGAAAGGGCAGCag CCCCCAAACACCCACCCTCAGTGGCCCCCTCAGCGACCGCTACCTCGGCAGTGGCCCCCTCGGCCCCTGCGCCGGCCAAGGAAG AGAGACCAAGCCCAACCGGTGACGAGGACCAGCTGGAAGGTAGTCTGGTGCGCAAACATGAGTGGGAGTCGACCACAAAGAAAGCGTCCAACAG GTCGTGGGACAAGCTGTTCCTGGTTCTGCGAGGCAACACACTCTTCTTCTACAAGGACCGTAAGAGTTACCAGGCCGCCCCAGAGGTCTACTTCAGGGCTGAGATTCCCTGCGACCTCTCTGGGGGACAGGCCTCCGTGGCTGATGACTACACCAAGAAAAAGCATGTGCTGCGCCTGAG ATTGGTTAGTGGCTCTGAGTATTTGTTCCAAGCCAAAGATGAAGAGGAGCTGAACACATGGGTGGCTGCCCTTCAGGTGGCCACATCCGCTGAGGGTTCTGCTGGCCCATCCCGCTCCCAGACACTGCCGGCCGGCTCCGAGAAGAAGGACGAACCCAAGCGACGTAGTTTCTTCACCCTCAAGAAGAAATAA